In Candidatus Hydrogenedens sp., a single window of DNA contains:
- the coaD gene encoding pantetheine-phosphate adenylyltransferase: MSERIALYPGSFDPPTLGHIDLIHRARRIFDRVIVAVAINEAKTALFTVEERIQMLKEEINSSPDIEVTSFVGLSVEFAKKCGAQALIRGLRVVSDFEFELSLAINNQKLDPTIDTVCLMPSEPYLFLSSRQVKEIVRFGGSVSHYVSPKIEQKLRERLLNK, translated from the coding sequence ATGTCAGAACGCATTGCATTATATCCGGGCAGTTTTGACCCGCCTACATTAGGACACATTGACTTAATCCATCGTGCCCGCCGTATTTTCGACCGAGTTATTGTTGCTGTGGCTATCAATGAAGCCAAAACTGCTTTATTCACAGTAGAAGAGCGGATACAGATGTTGAAAGAAGAAATCAACAGTTCACCCGATATTGAAGTAACAAGTTTTGTCGGACTGTCCGTAGAATTCGCAAAAAAGTGCGGTGCCCAGGCATTGATTCGCGGACTTCGTGTAGTCTCCGATTTCGAATTTGAACTGAGCCTCGCTATAAATAACCAAAAATTGGACCCCACAATTGACACCGTATGCTTAATGCCCAGCGAACCTTACTTATTCTTAAGTTCGCGTCAAGTCAAAGAAATTGTCCGTTTCGGCGGAAGTGTTTCCCATTATGTCTCCCCAAAAATCGAACAAAAACTCCGCGAACGCCTACTCAATAAGTAA
- a CDS encoding SGNH/GDSL hydrolase family protein yields MNEQKCPEIQSKEYLRKSKRINILINVGLLLASLLLCLTIAEMFFAYWEMKLVKSMGVFVPVDPRYDSAAWEVDPMQASRFTWQSDGNSIVHIRSKNKKLMYELRPNAEISGMIKINSDGFRDREFSREKPSHVFRIAVVGDSVTFGWRQRLEDTYPKKLEQLLHGNNTTNIQFEVLNFGIGGYNAEQEIELIKTKVLYYNPDLIIMGYCPNDGQIGFDGGLWWHFFRGPSRTISFLKLLYIYNEYKQDELALLKNPYSELAQISRQRNIPVLVCIFPMRQGDKLWCQPRFIPLLEELKIPYFNLIPEFEKNNIQELLLDTVHFTVDGHNFVAQQIYRYLTENKIIPLR; encoded by the coding sequence ATGAATGAACAAAAATGTCCTGAAATACAATCAAAAGAATACCTACGAAAGAGTAAGAGAATAAATATTCTTATAAATGTGGGTTTACTTCTTGCAAGTCTTCTTCTCTGTCTTACGATTGCAGAAATGTTCTTTGCCTATTGGGAGATGAAACTTGTTAAATCCATGGGGGTGTTTGTTCCTGTAGACCCGCGTTATGATAGTGCTGCCTGGGAAGTAGACCCTATGCAAGCGAGTCGCTTCACATGGCAATCGGATGGGAATAGTATTGTCCACATCCGCTCTAAAAATAAAAAACTAATGTATGAACTACGACCCAATGCAGAAATATCCGGCATGATAAAAATAAATTCCGATGGATTTCGCGACCGTGAATTTTCTCGGGAAAAACCGTCCCATGTTTTTCGTATTGCCGTAGTTGGGGATTCAGTTACTTTTGGCTGGCGACAAAGATTGGAAGACACCTATCCGAAAAAATTAGAGCAACTCCTACATGGGAACAATACCACAAATATACAATTCGAAGTGTTAAATTTCGGAATAGGTGGTTATAATGCAGAACAGGAAATTGAACTTATAAAAACGAAAGTGCTTTATTATAATCCAGACCTTATAATCATGGGTTATTGCCCGAATGATGGACAAATTGGTTTCGATGGGGGGCTCTGGTGGCATTTTTTTCGCGGTCCTTCTCGAACAATTTCTTTCCTTAAATTATTGTATATATACAATGAGTATAAACAGGATGAATTAGCGTTATTAAAAAATCCTTATTCCGAATTGGCACAAATATCCCGACAAAGAAACATACCTGTTTTGGTTTGTATTTTCCCTATGCGGCAAGGCGATAAACTCTGGTGTCAACCCCGTTTTATTCCTTTGTTGGAAGAATTGAAAATTCCCTATTTCAATCTTATCCCTGAATTTGAAAAGAATAATATCCAAGAACTTTTATTGGACACGGTGCACTTTACGGTTGACGGTCATAATTTTGTAGCACAACAGATATACCGTTACCTTACAGAGAATAAAATAATCCCCTTAAGATGA
- a CDS encoding uroporphyrinogen decarboxylase family protein, whose amino-acid sequence MTHRERALAVLRYEPYDRLPIVHFGFWNETLTKWAEEGYITKEEAKEWVDGNPVDAIISEKLGFDFNYYSVFKPNAHLDPLFERKTIEELSDGSRKVQNEDGVIVLEKPGAVSIPAEFDHLLKTRKDWEEHYLPRLQYNENRILKTLVRVNDKMIPFGEGGEEFLKTNERDYLYGLHCGSLLGSLRNVTGVVGLSYIYADDPDLFKEMIDTYGELCYQNTKRALQNGARYDFAHFWEDICFKNGPLVIPSVFDEWVGPHYKRITELCNSYRLDIVSLDCDGCIDALIPTWFHNGVNTMFPIEVGTWNASIAPWREKYGKGLRGVGGMNKVVFLHDRDAVDREIERLKPLVDLGGFIPCPDHRIPPDAKWDNIRYYCDRMRQVFG is encoded by the coding sequence ATGACACATAGGGAAAGGGCTCTTGCCGTTTTAAGATATGAACCGTATGACCGTTTGCCAATAGTTCATTTTGGTTTTTGGAATGAGACTTTAACAAAATGGGCAGAAGAAGGATACATCACAAAGGAAGAAGCGAAAGAATGGGTAGATGGAAATCCTGTGGATGCCATAATAAGTGAAAAGTTGGGTTTTGATTTTAATTATTATTCGGTATTTAAGCCCAACGCCCATTTAGACCCTTTATTTGAGCGAAAAACGATTGAAGAGTTATCTGATGGTTCCAGGAAAGTGCAGAATGAAGATGGCGTTATTGTTCTCGAAAAACCGGGAGCTGTTTCTATCCCAGCAGAGTTTGACCACCTTTTAAAAACCCGTAAAGATTGGGAAGAACACTACTTGCCGAGACTTCAATATAATGAGAATAGAATACTAAAAACACTTGTTCGTGTAAATGATAAAATGATACCTTTTGGAGAAGGTGGAGAGGAATTTCTCAAAACCAATGAACGGGATTATCTTTATGGATTACATTGCGGAAGTTTATTAGGCTCTTTGCGAAATGTTACAGGGGTAGTGGGATTAAGTTATATTTATGCCGATGACCCTGATTTGTTCAAGGAAATGATTGATACATACGGTGAACTTTGCTACCAGAATACAAAGCGAGCCTTGCAAAATGGAGCCAGGTATGATTTTGCCCATTTTTGGGAAGACATCTGCTTTAAAAATGGACCGCTGGTAATTCCTTCTGTTTTTGATGAATGGGTCGGACCTCATTATAAGAGGATTACAGAGTTATGCAATAGTTATAGACTGGACATCGTTTCGCTGGATTGCGATGGCTGCATTGATGCCCTTATTCCGACATGGTTTCATAATGGCGTGAATACCATGTTTCCGATAGAGGTGGGCACATGGAACGCAAGCATTGCCCCATGGAGGGAAAAATATGGCAAAGGCTTACGCGGTGTCGGAGGAATGAATAAAGTGGTATTTCTTCATGACAGAGATGCTGTTGATCGTGAAATAGAACGGCTTAAACCTTTGGTTGACTTAGGAGGTTTTATCCCCTGTCCTGACCATCGTATTCCCCCGGATGCGAAATGGGATAACATCCGTTATTATTGCGACCGCATGCGACAGGTATTCGGGTAA
- a CDS encoding zf-TFIIB domain-containing protein codes for MFCPNCKKNILLIMEYENIELDFCPNCLGVWLDAEELQWILESQFDEQSIFIKAVVDETKKKCPRCRTYMQKVSLPQNDKIVYDICPENHGIWFDRGELENLIQNLPEYPGTHSFLQWLQTIFHYQNNPEE; via the coding sequence ATGTTCTGTCCTAACTGTAAAAAAAACATATTACTTATTATGGAATATGAGAACATCGAACTTGACTTTTGCCCGAATTGTTTAGGTGTCTGGCTGGATGCAGAAGAACTCCAATGGATATTAGAATCTCAATTCGATGAACAGAGCATATTCATAAAAGCTGTCGTAGACGAGACAAAGAAAAAATGCCCACGCTGCCGAACTTATATGCAAAAAGTATCCCTTCCCCAGAATGATAAAATCGTGTATGATATCTGTCCTGAAAATCACGGTATATGGTTCGACCGCGGAGAATTAGAGAATTTAATTCAAAATCTACCTGAATACCCTGGCACCCATTCCTTCCTCCAATGGCTCCAAACCATATTCCACTATCAGAACAATCCCGAAGAATAA
- a CDS encoding serpin family protein, with the protein MKLFNKNRFLYFITTTFILLLIFVPVYIYKTNSVVVKTEKEQPPKEFPLNYTKEGIQQVVEANNKFGIDLYLELATEKADKNHFISPFSISMAMAMLYEMAKGKTAEEIQKACSFPDIDVIRPNISYIYRMFDTQFKKENTTNKSDEKNYEILLANALWINKTFPVKENYKNIIKQYYFGLVENLDFSGNPSKSAQTINNFVEEKTQGTIKDLILPNEIDDFTVMVLTNSIYFKGVWLYEFDKQNTRDREFKINANKTINVPFMNFINPEQEFLYIDTPELEILELPYKERKISMLIILPKQGNLEEQEEKILREFPELKQKMQPRSVYLISIPKFEIETNYLLDAAFKKLGITSAYSAGADFSNATDMGIFLDESKHKAYIKVDEKGTVASAATVLLLKLGEDIDSPKKINFIADHPFIFIIQDNQTNAILFLGRIVNPVSNSV; encoded by the coding sequence ATGAAACTCTTTAATAAAAACCGATTTTTATATTTTATAACTACCACATTTATACTACTTTTAATTTTTGTCCCCGTCTATATCTACAAAACGAATTCAGTAGTTGTTAAAACGGAGAAAGAACAACCACCAAAAGAATTTCCTCTCAATTATACGAAAGAAGGAATTCAACAGGTAGTCGAGGCAAATAATAAGTTCGGCATTGACCTTTATTTAGAATTGGCAACAGAGAAAGCAGATAAAAACCACTTTATTTCACCGTTCAGTATATCCATGGCAATGGCAATGTTATATGAAATGGCAAAGGGTAAAACGGCAGAGGAAATTCAAAAAGCATGTTCTTTCCCTGATATAGATGTGATACGACCTAATATATCGTATATATATAGAATGTTCGACACTCAATTTAAAAAAGAAAATACTACGAACAAATCCGATGAGAAAAATTACGAAATTCTACTGGCAAATGCTTTATGGATAAATAAGACTTTCCCTGTAAAAGAAAATTATAAAAATATTATCAAGCAATATTACTTTGGATTAGTTGAAAACTTAGATTTTTCAGGCAACCCGTCTAAATCAGCCCAAACTATTAATAATTTTGTTGAAGAAAAAACTCAAGGAACTATAAAAGATCTTATTTTGCCAAATGAGATTGATGATTTCACTGTTATGGTTTTAACTAATTCCATATATTTCAAAGGAGTATGGCTCTATGAATTTGATAAACAAAACACAAGGGATAGGGAATTCAAGATTAATGCTAATAAGACAATTAATGTCCCATTTATGAATTTTATAAATCCAGAACAAGAATTTTTGTATATAGATACCCCTGAATTAGAGATCTTAGAATTACCCTACAAGGAACGCAAAATATCCATGTTGATTATTTTGCCTAAGCAAGGCAATTTGGAAGAACAGGAGGAGAAAATATTGAGAGAATTTCCAGAGTTGAAGCAAAAAATGCAACCCCGTAGTGTTTATCTAATTTCTATCCCAAAATTTGAAATAGAAACAAACTATCTTTTAGATGCTGCTTTTAAGAAATTGGGAATAACTTCTGCTTATTCTGCTGGTGCAGATTTTTCAAATGCAACGGATATGGGAATATTTTTAGACGAAAGTAAACATAAAGCATATATAAAAGTTGATGAAAAAGGAACAGTTGCTTCCGCAGCAACTGTTCTTTTATTAAAATTAGGCGAGGATATTGATTCACCAAAAAAGATTAATTTCATTGCAGACCATCCTTTTATCTTTATAATACAGGATAACCAAACCAATGCAATCTTATTCCTGGGAAGAATTGTTAATCCTGTTTCTAATTCTGTCTAA
- a CDS encoding C45 family autoproteolytic acyltransferase/hydrolase, translating into MRYSLSLQKLFLLFFVCLLGIVVPVFAQNAEAPKEEAQWYQPEIIDNPEVKLLAKEGAGKLYKVGEHLLCVMEGTYKEMGFQHGKLLADKIEHIMKVGYFVKALWNRGYTREYAFEQSKRMAKYIPSEYLEEVQGIYEGVQAAGKKDITYDEVLLGATVPEILHFPPNQPPSMPAAMPKSCSNFACWGKWTPDGRLIHGRNLDWTVSADAQDDSVLLVWRPKGKKPYMMLSWAGAIGSVSGMSASGLTIGEMTLPSPNATFDGMPLLVIMRRVLEQETLEQAVDVLVKGPQTSGWNFIVGDGKIPSGRAFESDAKRVVVYTDNDPKESEETAHWSIPDAVRRTNHPINKEGLLDLAQHYGPRFNINVKTWEELKLILPLLKSQDSFQRYDWLGKQITKAEKSVDIRRAIDILANGPVFGDDTLHSFVFDPKEQVAYVSVAGNNPPVTATRRPFTKVDLKQWFK; encoded by the coding sequence ATGCGATATTCTTTAAGCCTTCAAAAATTATTTTTATTGTTCTTTGTTTGTTTATTAGGGATTGTTGTTCCTGTTTTTGCACAGAATGCAGAAGCCCCAAAAGAGGAAGCACAATGGTATCAGCCGGAAATCATTGATAATCCGGAAGTGAAATTACTGGCAAAAGAGGGAGCCGGGAAGTTGTATAAAGTGGGTGAGCATTTATTGTGTGTGATGGAAGGGACTTATAAGGAAATGGGGTTCCAGCACGGGAAATTATTGGCGGATAAGATAGAACATATAATGAAGGTTGGATATTTTGTTAAAGCACTCTGGAATAGAGGATATACACGCGAATATGCCTTTGAACAGTCGAAGCGAATGGCGAAATATATCCCGTCGGAATATTTAGAAGAGGTTCAAGGGATTTACGAGGGCGTCCAGGCTGCAGGGAAGAAGGACATTACTTATGATGAGGTGCTTTTAGGTGCAACGGTTCCAGAGATTTTGCATTTTCCTCCCAATCAACCCCCGTCTATGCCAGCGGCTATGCCTAAGAGCTGTTCCAATTTTGCATGTTGGGGCAAGTGGACACCGGATGGGCGTTTGATTCATGGTAGGAATTTAGATTGGACAGTAAGTGCGGATGCTCAGGATGACTCTGTATTGCTTGTATGGCGTCCAAAGGGGAAGAAGCCGTATATGATGTTAAGTTGGGCAGGAGCCATTGGTAGCGTTAGTGGCATGAGTGCCAGTGGATTAACCATTGGAGAAATGACTTTGCCCAGTCCTAATGCAACATTCGACGGTATGCCCTTATTGGTTATTATGCGTAGAGTTTTGGAGCAGGAGACCCTGGAACAGGCAGTTGATGTGCTGGTGAAAGGGCCGCAAACATCGGGTTGGAATTTTATTGTTGGAGATGGAAAAATTCCTTCCGGGCGTGCTTTTGAATCCGATGCGAAACGAGTCGTCGTGTATACGGATAATGACCCCAAGGAGTCCGAAGAGACGGCTCATTGGAGCATTCCGGATGCAGTTCGCAGAACCAATCACCCGATTAATAAAGAGGGTTTGTTAGACCTGGCACAGCATTATGGGCCACGGTTTAATATTAATGTAAAAACATGGGAAGAATTGAAACTTATCCTTCCATTGTTAAAATCACAGGATTCTTTTCAACGTTATGACTGGTTAGGCAAGCAGATAACAAAAGCAGAGAAATCCGTAGATATACGCCGTGCTATTGATATTCTTGCCAATGGACCCGTATTTGGCGATGATACACTGCATTCCTTTGTGTTTGACCCGAAGGAACAGGTAGCGTATGTCTCCGTCGCAGGGAATAACCCTCCTGTTACTGCGACGCGTAGACCTTTTACAAAAGTAGACTTAAAACAATGGTTTAAATAG
- the rfaE2 gene encoding D-glycero-beta-D-manno-heptose 1-phosphate adenylyltransferase — protein sequence MDTKRLFSILSKFDKVRVLAIGDIYLDENVYGKVTEVSLEAPIPVLEVLERRYNPGAAGNAACNASALGAKVYMLGVVGADSNAEILRNEFLKRNVTIDYLVVDPLRPTNTYGKLRAGGHNIPTQEVLRTDTPRPKPISGKVEEQLIKNIWKVAKKVDVIMVGDQVSSVITPNVLSALTECAKKYHLITVADSRARANIFQGFDVILPNDKEAGIATGINVVDYETLKKAGKALLKSAKNAMITRGPDGITIFYQDGKIEDVPIAPVQVIDVTGAGDTVTATVAIALVAGANLYECAVLGNTAAGVAVAQHGVVTVSCEEVEQALLSAGGPSKLKTLPQLKKIVQQLKEQNKKIVWTNGCFDILHVGHITYLMRAKKEGDVLVVGLNSDRSVRQIKGEGRPVINEHNRALVLSALECVDYIVVFDEKSPLSIIKQLKPDVYAKGGDYTIDTLVQPERRFVESYGGRIALIPGVEGQSTTNIIHKVKGNA from the coding sequence ATGGATACAAAACGACTTTTTTCTATACTATCAAAATTTGATAAAGTGCGTGTTCTTGCTATTGGTGATATTTATTTAGATGAAAATGTTTACGGCAAGGTTACAGAAGTAAGTTTAGAAGCACCCATTCCTGTTTTAGAGGTATTGGAGCGTAGATATAATCCAGGTGCCGCAGGTAATGCTGCTTGCAATGCTTCTGCACTCGGAGCAAAGGTATATATGTTAGGTGTTGTAGGTGCAGATTCTAATGCAGAGATTTTAAGAAATGAATTTCTGAAACGGAATGTAACCATAGATTATCTTGTGGTTGACCCGTTACGACCTACAAACACCTATGGGAAACTTCGTGCTGGTGGACATAATATCCCAACCCAGGAAGTTCTTCGCACAGATACTCCGCGTCCCAAGCCTATCTCAGGCAAGGTAGAGGAGCAATTAATCAAAAACATATGGAAGGTGGCTAAAAAGGTAGATGTTATTATGGTGGGAGACCAGGTATCTTCTGTGATAACGCCCAATGTCTTATCCGCCTTAACAGAATGTGCTAAAAAATATCATTTGATTACCGTTGCAGATTCTCGTGCACGGGCTAACATTTTTCAGGGTTTTGATGTTATACTTCCGAACGACAAGGAAGCAGGGATTGCAACAGGGATTAATGTTGTAGACTATGAAACATTGAAAAAAGCAGGGAAGGCTTTACTTAAATCAGCCAAGAATGCAATGATAACGCGTGGACCCGATGGTATAACTATTTTTTATCAAGACGGTAAGATTGAAGATGTGCCGATTGCCCCCGTTCAGGTAATTGATGTAACAGGAGCTGGCGATACTGTAACGGCAACCGTTGCTATCGCCTTAGTTGCGGGAGCGAACCTTTATGAATGTGCTGTATTGGGAAATACAGCTGCGGGTGTAGCCGTAGCCCAGCATGGAGTTGTTACCGTTTCCTGTGAGGAAGTGGAACAAGCCCTGTTAAGTGCCGGCGGTCCTTCGAAATTAAAGACATTACCTCAATTAAAAAAGATTGTCCAGCAATTGAAAGAACAAAATAAAAAGATTGTGTGGACAAATGGTTGTTTTGATATTTTACATGTGGGACATATTACCTATCTCATGCGTGCAAAGAAAGAAGGGGATGTGTTGGTTGTAGGTTTGAACAGTGACCGCTCTGTGCGTCAAATAAAAGGGGAAGGCAGACCGGTTATTAACGAACACAATCGTGCTCTGGTGTTGTCGGCTCTGGAATGTGTGGACTATATTGTTGTATTTGATGAAAAATCTCCTCTCTCAATAATTAAACAGTTAAAGCCGGATGTCTATGCCAAAGGCGGAGATTATACAATCGATACATTAGTTCAGCCCGAACGACGGTTTGTAGAAAGTTATGGCGGAAGAATTGCTCTTATCCCCGGTGTGGAAGGTCAATCAACGACAAATATTATCCATAAAGTCAAAGGGAACGCATAA
- a CDS encoding Gfo/Idh/MocA family oxidoreductase gives MENQSFNHGGHSTPSRRDFIKTSAITGASFFIARYAFSETAPLKVGIIGCGRRGTGAGIDCVRSSPNIKITAIGDLFPDAIQKCKAKLAQLGDAFQVEDKNCFTGWDNYKGVLDTDIDIAILAAPPAFRPQHFQYAVERNKHVFMEKPVAVDPVGIRSILATGEKATEKKLNVVAGTQRRHQKPYLSLIEKIHEGAIGDIVSASCYWIGDYDYYTPVPRDPSWSDMEYQLRNWNYYTWISGDHIVEQHVHNIDVINWVLKTHPIRAIGMGGRQQRTGPEFGHIYDHFFVEFEYPGGIRVTSACRQNKDTYKRVGEYVVGTHGKAEPGKYIFTDKEYPYTGEQNNPYEQEHADLISAIRNGTYINETQAIAESTLTAIMGRMSAYTGEEVTWDWVINESKLNLFPEKLDFGPMPVPPVAIPGETKLI, from the coding sequence ATGGAAAATCAATCATTTAATCATGGCGGTCATTCAACCCCTTCCCGTAGAGATTTCATAAAGACAAGTGCTATTACGGGTGCATCTTTCTTTATAGCCCGTTATGCCTTCTCCGAAACGGCTCCATTGAAAGTAGGTATTATCGGTTGTGGCAGACGCGGAACAGGAGCCGGGATTGACTGTGTTCGTTCTTCCCCAAACATTAAAATAACGGCTATCGGAGACCTTTTCCCGGATGCTATTCAGAAATGTAAGGCAAAATTAGCACAATTAGGCGATGCGTTTCAGGTAGAGGATAAAAATTGCTTCACGGGCTGGGATAATTACAAAGGTGTTCTGGATACAGATATAGATATTGCAATTCTTGCTGCACCACCAGCGTTTCGTCCCCAACATTTTCAATATGCTGTTGAAAGGAATAAACATGTTTTCATGGAAAAACCTGTTGCGGTTGATCCTGTTGGAATTCGCTCCATCTTAGCCACAGGCGAGAAAGCCACGGAAAAGAAACTCAATGTGGTTGCAGGAACGCAACGCCGCCATCAAAAGCCTTATCTCTCTTTGATAGAGAAAATTCATGAAGGAGCCATAGGTGACATCGTTTCCGCTTCGTGCTATTGGATTGGTGATTATGATTACTATACCCCTGTTCCACGCGACCCATCCTGGTCTGATATGGAATACCAACTCCGCAACTGGAACTACTACACATGGATTTCGGGCGACCACATTGTAGAGCAACATGTACATAACATTGATGTGATTAATTGGGTATTAAAAACACACCCTATACGCGCTATTGGTATGGGCGGAAGACAACAGAGAACGGGTCCCGAATTTGGTCATATCTACGACCATTTCTTTGTTGAATTTGAATATCCCGGCGGTATCCGTGTAACCAGTGCTTGCAGACAAAACAAAGATACATACAAACGCGTTGGAGAATATGTTGTCGGCACACATGGTAAAGCAGAACCCGGAAAATATATCTTCACAGATAAAGAATATCCGTATACAGGTGAGCAAAATAACCCGTATGAGCAAGAACACGCTGACCTTATCTCTGCTATTCGAAATGGCACATATATCAATGAAACACAAGCCATTGCGGAAAGCACTTTAACAGCGATTATGGGACGCATGTCGGCTTACACAGGTGAAGAAGTAACCTGGGATTGGGTAATTAACGAATCCAAGTTAAACCTCTTCCCTGAGAAATTAGACTTCGGACCTATGCCCGTTCCTCCTGTTGCAATACCAGGTGAAACTAAACTTATATAA
- the groL gene encoding chaperonin GroEL (60 kDa chaperone family; promotes refolding of misfolded polypeptides especially under stressful conditions; forms two stacked rings of heptamers to form a barrel-shaped 14mer; ends can be capped by GroES; misfolded proteins enter the barrel where they are refolded when GroES binds) yields MAKQIVFSEEAREKLIKGVDVLADAVKATLGPRGRNVLLEKTYGSPTITKDGVTVAKEIDLKDPFENMGARMLREAASKTNDTAGDGTTTATVLAQAMVHEGIRLVTAGANPMAIKRGMDKALAEVVKAIANMSKKVRNSDEIRQVATVSANGDKEIGQFISEAIDKVGNDGVITVEKGKGLKTEVEIVDGMQFDRGYLSPYFVTDPNNMTAVLEECYVLCYEKKISSIHDLLPLLQKIAQTGKPMIIIAEDIEGEALATLVVNKIRGILKVCAVKAPAFGDRRKEILRDISILTGGQFFSEDLGIKLENVTLDQLGRAKRIEVTKDYTTIIEGAGKKKDIQARCEQIRRQIEETTSDYDREKLQERLAKLAGGVAVIRVGAPTESELKEKKDRTDDALNATRAAIEEGFVPGGGVALLRARKVLDNLKLEGDEGLGVALMKKTMAIPLIQIANNAGLNGELISAKLEEEKENVGLNADTGNIEDLIKAGIIDPAKVIRCALQNAVSVASMIITTECLVADIPEKKEDKGGAHNHPHY; encoded by the coding sequence ATGGCAAAACAGATTGTTTTCAGTGAAGAAGCCCGCGAAAAATTGATTAAAGGCGTTGATGTCTTAGCAGATGCAGTAAAGGCAACTTTAGGTCCGCGTGGTCGCAATGTATTATTAGAGAAAACCTATGGTTCTCCGACCATCACAAAAGATGGTGTAACGGTCGCAAAAGAAATTGATTTGAAAGACCCGTTTGAGAACATGGGTGCAAGGATGTTGCGTGAAGCAGCAAGCAAAACCAATGATACCGCAGGTGACGGAACAACTACGGCAACTGTATTGGCTCAAGCCATGGTTCACGAAGGTATCCGACTGGTAACCGCAGGAGCCAATCCGATGGCTATTAAACGCGGAATGGACAAAGCACTGGCAGAAGTAGTGAAAGCCATCGCTAATATGAGTAAAAAAGTTCGCAATTCTGATGAAATACGGCAGGTTGCCACTGTCTCCGCCAATGGAGATAAGGAAATTGGGCAATTCATATCGGAAGCCATTGATAAAGTCGGGAATGATGGGGTTATTACGGTTGAAAAAGGAAAAGGATTAAAAACGGAAGTAGAAATTGTAGATGGTATGCAATTTGACCGTGGTTATCTATCACCCTATTTTGTAACAGACCCGAACAATATGACCGCAGTTCTTGAAGAATGTTATGTCCTTTGTTATGAAAAGAAAATCAGCAGTATTCACGATTTGCTACCGCTTCTCCAGAAAATTGCCCAGACCGGAAAGCCTATGATAATTATTGCAGAGGACATCGAAGGGGAAGCATTAGCCACTCTTGTTGTTAATAAAATTCGTGGAATACTCAAAGTCTGTGCCGTAAAAGCACCTGCTTTTGGTGACCGCAGAAAAGAAATACTGAGAGATATATCTATCTTAACGGGTGGACAATTCTTCTCCGAAGATTTGGGTATTAAATTAGAGAATGTAACCCTTGACCAATTAGGTAGAGCCAAACGCATTGAAGTTACAAAAGATTACACAACTATTATTGAAGGTGCCGGTAAAAAGAAAGATATTCAAGCACGGTGCGAACAAATTCGCCGACAAATCGAAGAAACCACCTCCGATTATGACCGTGAAAAATTACAGGAACGCCTTGCCAAATTGGCAGGTGGTGTTGCTGTTATTCGCGTAGGTGCTCCCACAGAATCAGAATTGAAGGAAAAGAAAGACAGAACGGATGATGCCTTGAATGCAACCCGTGCTGCCATTGAGGAAGGATTTGTTCCAGGTGGTGGTGTTGCGTTGCTTCGTGCCCGTAAGGTATTGGACAACTTAAAACTGGAAGGTGATGAAGGTCTGGGCGTTGCATTAATGAAGAAAACTATGGCTATCCCCTTAATTCAAATAGCCAATAATGCCGGACTAAATGGCGAATTGATTTCTGCTAAATTGGAAGAAGAAAAAGAAAATGTAGGATTAAATGCAGATACAGGAAATATTGAAGATTTAATTAAAGCGGGTATCATTGACCCGGCGAAGGTTATTCGTTGTGCCTTACAAAATGCAGTTAGCGTTGCCAGCATGATTATCACAACCGAATGTCTTGTTGCAGATATTCCTGAAAAGAAAGAAGATAAAGGCGGTGCCCACAATCATCCCCACTACTAA